A single genomic interval of Astyanax mexicanus isolate ESR-SI-001 chromosome 4, AstMex3_surface, whole genome shotgun sequence harbors:
- the kpna4 gene encoding importin subunit alpha-3: protein MNDNEKLDNQRLKNFKNKGRDLETMRRQRTEVVVELRKNKRDEHLLKRRNVPHEDICDDSDVDGDFRTQNTSLEAIVQNATSDNQGIQLSAVQAARKLLSSDRNPPIDDLIKSGILPILVHCLDRDDNPSLQFEAAWALTNIASGTSEQTQAVVQSNAVPLFLRLLHSPHQNVCEQAVWALGNIIGDGPQCRDYVISLGVVKPLLSFISPSIPITFLRNVTWVMVNLCRHKDPPPPMETIQEILPALCVLIHHTDVNILVDTVWALSYLTDAGNEQIQMVIDSGIVPHLVPLLSHQEVKVQTAALRAVGNIVTGTDEQTQVVLNCDALGHFPALLTHPKEKINKEAVWFLSNITAGNQQQVQAVIDANLVPMIILLLDKGDFGTQKEAAWAISNLTISGRKDQVAYLIQQQVIPPFCNLLTVKDAQVVQVVLDGLSNILKMADDEAETIANLIEECGGLEKIEQLQNHENEDIYKLAYEIIDQFFSSDDIDEDSSLVPEAIQGGTYGFNSSANVPAEGFQF, encoded by the exons ACTATGAGAAGACAGCGAACAGAGGTGGTGGTTGAACTGAGAAAG AATAAACGAGACGAACATCTCCTGAAAAGGAGAAACGTGCCACATGAGGATATTTGCGACGACTCTGATGTTGATGGAGACTTCAGAACG caAAACACCTCTTTGGAAGCAATAGTTCAG AACGCTACCAGTGACAACCAGGGCATTCAGCTGAGTGCAGTGCAGGCCGCCAG GAAACTGCTGTCAAGTGACCGCAACCCTCCGATAGATGATTTGATAAAGTCTGGAATTCTGCCCATTCTTGTGCACTGCCTGGATAGAGATGACAA tcCATCTCTCCAGTTTGAGGCAGCTTGGGCTTTGACCAACATTGCTTCAGGAACCTCTGAGCAGACACAGGCCGTGGTGCAGTCCA ATGCAGTTCCTCTGTTCCTAAGGCTGCTCCACTCTCCCCATCAGAATGTGTGTGAACAAGCTGTCTGGGCACTGGGAAATATCATTG GTGATGGACCGCAGTGCAGAGACTACGTGATCAGCCTCGGCGTGGTGAAACCATTGCTGTCCTTCATCAGCCCCTCCATCCCCATCACCTTCCTGCGCAATGTCACCTGGGTCATGGTTAACCTCTGCCGCCACAAGGACCCCCCTCCACCCATGGAGACCAtccaggag ATTCTGCCAGCCCTGTGTGTCCTGATCCATCACACGGATGTGAAT ATCCTGGTCGACACGGTGTGGGCTCTGTCTTACCTGACGGATGCTGGAAACGAGCAAATCCAGATGGTTATCGACTCCGGCATCGTCCCTCACCTGGTTCCCCTTCTCAGCCACCAGGAGGTTAAAGTTCAG ACGGCGGCACTGCGAGCGGTGGGGAACATCGTGACTGGCACGGATGAACAGACCCAGGTGGTGCTGAACTGCGATGCCCTGGGCCACTTCCCGGCCCTCCTCACACACCCCAAGGAGAAAATCAACAAG GAGGCAGTATGGTTCCTGTCTAACATCACAGCCGGGAACCAGCAGCAGGTTCAGGCAGTCATTGATGCCAACCTGGTGCCCATGATCATTCTTCTGCTTGACAAG GGAGATTTTGGCACTCAGAAAGAAGCAGCCTGGGCCATCAGCAATCTCACAATAAGTGGCAGAAAAGATCAG GTGGCCTACCTGATCCAGCAGCAGGTCATTCCTCCCTTCTGCAATCTGTTGACTGTGAAGGATGCTCAAGTGGTGCAGGTTGTCCTGGATGGACTGAGCAATATTCTCAAAATGGCTGATGATGAGGCAGAGACCATTGCCAACCTGATTGAAGAATGTGGAG GCTTGGAGAAAATCGAACAACTGCAGAATCATGAAAATGAGGACATCTACAAACTGGCTTACGAAATTATTGATCAGTTCTTCTCATCTGATGAC ATCGATGAAGACTCGAGTCTGGTTCCAGAGGCCATCCAAGGCGGAACATACGGATTCAATTCGTCAGCCAACGTGCCAGCAGAGGGGTTCCAATTCTAG
- the trim59 gene encoding tripartite motif-containing protein 59 yields MDNLEEDLTCSVCYSLFNDPRVLPCSHTFCKSCLENVVQVSANFSIWRPLRLPLKCPNCRSVVELPPNGVDALPINVCLRAIIEKYQRDGQPRVPTCPEHPRQPLNVYCVQDCKLICGFCLTIGQHQGHAIDDLQTAYFKERNTPAKLVECLTDRRWEEVCGLVERIEQEKARYEGLVRQDREAVVQFFQGLERLLDHKNELFMKALDAVNMRLACTYDPLIEKLKDMKEEQLDLISMCSCVGEEESPLAFLEKVHNLRERVDALTQMALPEVPELYISPRADDFLGEHWDNVTIGRLEDGPVPKISCHVKGCCTKGAPRSKLGRTRFRFQSLTSFVFLVVLLLLLLLLWLNPVGGASLGFSILTQISQAVKSLTAELTFPLQGSGTFLYCMLHDLSLKLSSYISALGESTYQHVAFFFKTIQLC; encoded by the coding sequence ATGGATAACTTGGAGGAGGACCTTACTTGCTCTGTCTGTTACTCCCTCTTCAATGATCCAAGAGTGCTGCCCTGCTCCCACACCTTCTGCAAAAGTTGTCTGGAGAACGTCGTGCAGGTTTCGGCCAACTTCTCAATTTGGCGGCCACTTCGCCTTCCGCTCAAATGCCCAAACTGCCGCAGTGTGGTGGAACTGCCTCCAAACGGCGTGGATGCCCTTCCAATCAACGTTTGCCTGCGCGCCATCATAGAGAAGTACCAGCGTGATGGTCAGCCCCGTGTCCCAACCTGCCCTGAACATCCACGCCAACCTCTGAATGTTTACTGTGTTCAGGACTGTAAGCTCATATGTGGCTTCTGCCTTACTATTGGCCAGCATCAGGGCCACGCAATCGACGACCTCCAGACGGCCTACTTCAAGGAACGCAATACCCCGGCCAAACTTGTTGAGTGTCTGACGGACAGGCGCTGGGAAGAGGTGTGCGGCCTGGTTGAACGGATAGAGCAAGAAAAAGCCAGATATGAAGGCCTGGTCCGTCAAGACCGTGAGGCGGTAGTACAGTTCTTTCAAGGCCTGGAACGTCTTCTCGATCACAAGAACGAGTTGTTCATGAAAGCTCTGGATGCGGTAAACATGCGGCTGGCCTGTACTTATGACCCTCTCATTGAGAAGCTGAAGGACATGAAGGAGGAGCAGCTAGACCTGATCTCTATGTGCTCATGCGTTGGAGAAGAAGAGTCCCCACTTGCATTtctggagaaggtgcacaacttGAGGGAGAGAGTAGATGCCTTGACACAGATGGCACTTCCTGAGGTTCCTGAACTCTACATTTCACCCCGTGCAGATGATTTCCTTGGGGAACACTGGGACAACGTGACCATCGGAAGGCTGGAAGATGGCCCAGTGCCTAAAATCTCCTGCCACGTGAAGGGGTGCTGCACGAAAGGGGCACCACGGTCTAAACTCGGCCGAACAAGGTTTAGGTTTCAGTCGCTGACTTCTTTTGTCTTTCTAGTGGTGCTATTATTGCTGCTACTTCTTTTATGGTTGAACCCTGTGGGTGGGGCATCCCTTGGCTTCTCAATTCTAACGCAGATCAGTCAGGCAGTCAAAAGCCTAACAGCTGAACTGACATTTCCACTGCAAGGATCAGGAACATTCCTCTACTGCATGCTTCATGACCTAAGCCTTAAACTGAGCTCCTATATTTCTGCTCTGGGAGAAAGCACCTACCAACATGTAGCcttcttttttaaaacaattcaattatgctga